From the Methanobacterium sp. BAmetb5 genome, the window TTCCGCTGGGGGTCTCCATGGGCCATTAGGCCGTCACCAAAATCAACCAGCCCATCCAGGTGATGGAAACCAGTTAAACCAATGGCTAAACTGTAAACCAGTGCTGCTGATAAGAGAGGAGATAGATGTAACCCATAAAGTAGTAGCCAGCCGAACCACCCCGCAATAATTCCAATGAAACCACCTATTATCGGCCAGATAAAGGTGAACCTTGCCATTTCCTGAATGGTGCTGTGAACATTTAGGGGTAGGATGGTGGAGAATGATACCAGGCCCAGAAAACCATGCCCACTGAGGGGAGGTTTAACCTCTTTTTTACCACCATCCTCCGGAGGAATTTCATTAAAACTCTGCGGGGACATTTTTTCATTCCTCAAAAATTTTAGACATACAACCGGCCACCAGACCAGCAAAAACATCATCCAGCATGGGTCCTAAAGTAGCAATGATTCCTGGCTTTGCTTCATCATACCTTTTAAAATTAAAAATTGCCTTAGTACCTGCGATTTGATTGGCAATAGCCATCCCTAAAACTTCATCGGTATAAAGATAGGCCGGATCATCATCTACATCCACACCTTCAATCCGGTGATGAAGTAAATCTTCCTCCACGCGAATTCCCGCTATAATCAGAACTACTACATTTATATCTTCCAGTGACTTCCTGATCTGCTTTTCCAGTCTCAATTCCAACTCTTCATTTTTCTCCACACCAGCCAAAAGTTCCAACCCTGCGTCTACCAGTTGTGGTAATTCAACACCAGCTTCCTGCATAAAATCGTAAATTGACCTGGATTCATTATTATTTTCCATTAAAAACACCCTAATCTATAACATCATGCGCAAATCTTCCCCAGAATTTCCTAAATAAGTGGGGAATGTTATTCTAGTAAGGGGAACCTACTCCT encodes:
- a CDS encoding phosphatidylglycerophosphatase A — protein: MENNNESRSIYDFMQEAGVELPQLVDAGLELLAGVEKNEELELRLEKQIRKSLEDINVVVLIIAGIRVEEDLLHHRIEGVDVDDDPAYLYTDEVLGMAIANQIAGTKAIFNFKRYDEAKPGIIATLGPMLDDVFAGLVAGCMSKIFEE